A region of Bradyrhizobium sp. CCBAU 53351 DNA encodes the following proteins:
- the nifE gene encoding nitrogenase iron-molybdenum cofactor biosynthesis protein NifE — translation MSVDTSAIEDVFNEPGCGRNDNKTAAERTMGCTRQLKPGEAGGGCAFDGAKIALQPFTDVAHLVHGPIACEGNSWDNRGSASSGSDLWRRSFTTDMNETDVIFGGEKRLYQAIGEVIGKFDPPAVFVYQTCVPAAIGDDIKAVCKAAVAKFGKPIIPVNSPGFVGSKNLGNKLAGEALLEHVIGTEEPDYTTPYDINIIGEYNLSGEFWQIKPLLDELGIRILSCISGDGKYHELACSHRAKAAMLVCSKAMINVARKMEERYGIPYFEGSFYGVQDSSNSLRTIARMLIERGAPLELGGRTEAVIMREEARVRAAIERFKPRFKGKKVLLITGGVKSWSVVAALQEAGLEIAGTSVKKSTKEDKDRIKELMGRHALMIEEAAPRDIYKMLMNSRADMMLSGGKSQFVALKAMIPWLDINQERSQAYMGYIGMVKLMEEIDKALYNPIWTQLRRPAPWDEAEVNRQTNIPHTDSHAAENSTAVRGHSSAAGFKERANASGRWVVGHISAAQATCAVQASE, via the coding sequence ATGAGCGTCGACACGTCCGCCATCGAGGACGTCTTCAACGAGCCGGGTTGTGGCAGAAACGACAACAAGACGGCGGCCGAACGTACTATGGGGTGCACTAGGCAGTTGAAGCCAGGAGAGGCGGGCGGCGGATGCGCATTCGACGGCGCCAAAATCGCGCTACAGCCGTTCACCGACGTTGCGCATCTGGTCCACGGCCCAATCGCCTGCGAGGGCAATTCCTGGGACAACCGAGGCAGCGCCTCCTCAGGCTCCGATCTCTGGCGCCGAAGCTTCACGACCGACATGAACGAAACCGATGTAATCTTTGGCGGCGAAAAGCGCCTTTATCAAGCGATCGGGGAGGTGATCGGCAAGTTCGATCCGCCGGCTGTCTTTGTTTACCAAACCTGCGTGCCAGCCGCGATTGGCGACGACATCAAGGCCGTGTGCAAGGCTGCCGTGGCCAAGTTCGGTAAGCCTATCATTCCTGTAAATTCGCCGGGGTTCGTCGGGTCCAAGAACCTCGGAAACAAGCTTGCCGGCGAGGCGCTGCTTGAGCATGTGATCGGCACTGAGGAACCGGACTATACCACTCCCTACGACATCAATATCATCGGCGAATACAACTTGTCCGGCGAGTTCTGGCAGATCAAACCGCTGCTCGATGAACTTGGCATCCGCATCCTTTCTTGTATCTCCGGCGATGGGAAATATCACGAGCTGGCCTGTTCGCATCGCGCAAAGGCTGCGATGCTAGTGTGTTCCAAGGCGATGATAAACGTCGCCCGTAAGATGGAGGAACGCTACGGCATTCCCTACTTCGAGGGCTCGTTCTACGGCGTGCAGGATTCCAGCAACTCCTTGCGGACGATCGCGCGCATGCTGATCGAGCGCGGCGCGCCGCTGGAGCTTGGAGGGCGTACCGAGGCTGTCATCATGCGTGAGGAAGCAAGGGTACGCGCGGCGATCGAGCGCTTCAAACCACGATTCAAGGGTAAGAAGGTTCTGTTGATCACCGGCGGTGTTAAGTCGTGGTCGGTGGTCGCGGCGCTGCAGGAGGCCGGTCTAGAGATCGCCGGCACCTCCGTGAAGAAGTCCACCAAAGAGGACAAAGACCGCATCAAGGAGCTGATGGGCCGGCACGCCCTTATGATCGAGGAAGCGGCGCCGCGCGACATCTACAAAATGTTGATGAACTCCCGGGCTGATATGATGCTCTCCGGCGGCAAGTCGCAGTTCGTCGCGCTGAAGGCGATGATACCTTGGCTTGACATCAACCAGGAGCGTTCTCAGGCGTACATGGGGTATATTGGCATGGTCAAGCTGATGGAGGAGATTGATAAGGCGCTCTACAATCCAATATGGACCCAACTACGCCGTCCCGCGCCTTGGGACGAAGCGGAGGTCAATCGGCAGACCAACATCCCGCACACGGATTCGCACGCCGCAGAGAATTCCACCGCCGTGCGAGGTCATTCCAGCGCCGCCGGATTCAAGGAACGCGCCAATGCCTCGGGCAGGTGGGTCGTTGGGCACATTTCCGCTGCGCAGGCAACATGCGCCGTCCAGGCGTCGGAATAG
- the nifD gene encoding nitrogenase molybdenum-iron protein alpha chain — protein MSIVTTQSAAEMKARNKQLIDEALKIYPEKTAKRRAKHLNVHEAGKHDCGVKSNLKSIPGVMTTRGCAYAGSKGVVWGPIKDMINISHGPVGCGQYSWAARRNYYIGKTGIDSFVTMQFTSDFQEKDIVFGGDKKLGKVIDELQELFPLNHGITIQSECPIGLIGDDIEAVSKAKSKEHNGKTIVPVRCEGFRGVSQSLGHHIANDALRDWILDRVSPEATPAFESTPYDVTIIGDYNIGGDAWSSRILLEEMGLRVIAQWSGDGSLAELEATPRAKLNLLHCYRSMNYISRHMEEKFGIPWCEYNFFGPSKIADSLRKIASFFDERIKEGAERVIAKYQPLMASVIEKYRPRLQGKTVMLFVGGLRPRHVIGAYEDLGMEVVGTGYEFGHHDDYQRTAQHYLKDGTLIYDDVTGYEFERFVETIQPDLVGSGIKEKYVFQKMGIPFRQMHSWDYSGPYHGYDGFAIFARDMDMAINSPVWKKLKAPWKDTPAPGLMAAE, from the coding sequence ATGAGCATAGTCACTACCCAGAGCGCCGCGGAGATGAAGGCCCGCAACAAGCAACTGATCGATGAGGCCTTAAAAATCTACCCGGAAAAGACCGCCAAGCGCCGCGCCAAACACCTGAACGTACACGAGGCGGGTAAGCACGATTGCGGGGTTAAGTCGAACCTGAAGTCGATCCCCGGAGTAATGACGACTCGCGGCTGTGCATACGCTGGCTCCAAGGGGGTCGTGTGGGGCCCGATCAAGGACATGATTAACATCAGCCACGGTCCGGTCGGCTGCGGCCAATATTCCTGGGCTGCACGCCGCAATTACTACATAGGCAAGACCGGAATCGACAGCTTCGTCACCATGCAGTTCACCTCCGACTTCCAGGAGAAAGACATCGTGTTTGGCGGCGACAAGAAGCTCGGTAAGGTCATTGACGAACTTCAGGAGCTCTTTCCGCTCAACCACGGCATTACGATTCAGTCCGAGTGCCCGATCGGCCTTATCGGCGACGACATCGAGGCTGTGTCGAAGGCGAAGTCAAAGGAACACAATGGCAAGACCATTGTACCGGTTCGCTGCGAAGGGTTTCGCGGCGTCTCGCAGTCGCTTGGCCACCACATCGCCAACGATGCGCTGCGGGACTGGATCCTGGACAGAGTGTCGCCGGAAGCGACACCCGCGTTCGAGTCAACGCCCTACGATGTCACGATCATCGGCGACTACAATATCGGTGGGGACGCTTGGTCATCGCGTATCCTGCTCGAAGAGATGGGCCTGCGTGTGATTGCGCAATGGTCCGGCGACGGCAGCCTCGCCGAACTGGAAGCAACGCCCAGGGCGAAGCTCAACCTATTGCACTGCTACCGTTCGATGAACTACATCTCCCGACACATGGAGGAAAAGTTCGGCATTCCATGGTGCGAGTACAACTTCTTTGGCCCTTCCAAGATCGCCGATTCGCTGCGCAAAATTGCCAGCTTCTTCGACGAACGCATCAAGGAAGGTGCCGAGCGTGTGATCGCCAAGTACCAGCCGCTGATGGCCTCGGTAATTGAGAAGTACCGCCCCCGCCTCCAGGGCAAGACAGTGATGCTGTTCGTCGGCGGCTTGCGTCCCCGCCACGTAATCGGCGCCTATGAGGACCTTGGTATGGAGGTCGTAGGAACGGGCTACGAATTCGGCCATCATGACGACTACCAGCGCACTGCTCAGCACTACTTAAAGGACGGCACACTGATCTATGACGACGTCACGGGCTACGAGTTTGAGCGTTTCGTCGAGACCATTCAGCCAGATCTCGTCGGCTCCGGCATAAAGGAGAAGTACGTCTTCCAGAAAATGGGCATTCCATTCCGTCAAATGCACTCCTGGGACTATTCCGGTCCTTATCACGGCTATGACGGCTTCGCGATCTTCGCTCGTGACATGGACATGGCAATAAACTCGCCCGTCTGGAAGAAACTCAAGGCACCTTGGAAGGATACTCCAGCGCCAGGCCTAATGGCCGCGGAATAA
- a CDS encoding DUF269 domain-containing protein: MHLEEFERMDLLGGRFIVINKQPRDVNRLDFDDFGTLAATVNMSVGRAA; this comes from the coding sequence ATGCACCTCGAAGAATTTGAGCGCATGGACCTGCTCGGCGGCCGGTTCATCGTCATCAACAAACAACCGCGCGACGTGAACCGCTTAGACTTCGACGATTTCGGCACGCTCGCAGCCACGGTTAATATGTCTGTCGGCCGAGCGGCGTAG
- a CDS encoding nitrogen fixation protein NifZ, with the protein MSDHVNDDDFIELTAQPFFSYGEKVRATRTIRNDGTYAGKEIGEVLAVKGEIGYVVSIGTFLQRFYIYGVDFIESGRRVGMKRKELDRVAPRDGIRHVQLPDEC; encoded by the coding sequence ATGAGCGACCACGTGAACGACGACGACTTTATCGAGCTAACGGCCCAGCCGTTTTTCAGCTATGGAGAGAAAGTGCGGGCAACGCGCACCATTCGAAATGATGGGACGTATGCTGGCAAGGAGATCGGCGAGGTTCTCGCTGTGAAGGGCGAGATCGGCTATGTCGTCTCGATTGGCACCTTCCTCCAGCGATTCTACATTTATGGCGTCGATTTCATCGAAAGCGGTCGCCGCGTCGGGATGAAGCGCAAGGAGCTTGATCGCGTTGCGCCGCGCGACGGCATCAGGCACGTCCAGTTACCGGACGAGTGCTGA
- a CDS encoding iron-sulfur cluster assembly accessory protein: MIDLTESAVNAVKAAISMAPQQTSGLRIIVETGGCAGFKYVMALAVEANPDDTVIERHGVKLFVDRKSLTHLNGTTMDFVVGLDGSGFTFDNPNVNSHND; this comes from the coding sequence ATGATTGATTTGACGGAGAGCGCGGTGAATGCGGTGAAGGCAGCGATCTCGATGGCGCCGCAACAAACGAGCGGTTTGCGCATCATAGTCGAAACCGGCGGCTGCGCCGGGTTCAAGTACGTGATGGCCCTCGCCGTGGAAGCCAATCCGGACGATACTGTTATCGAGCGTCACGGCGTCAAGCTGTTCGTCGATCGCAAGAGCCTGACGCACCTCAACGGCACCACCATGGACTTCGTCGTGGGTCTAGATGGCTCCGGTTTCACGTTTGATAACCCCAATGTGAACTCACACAACGACTAA
- a CDS encoding 4Fe-4S binding protein codes for MPFKIVSSQCTGCSACELECPNAAIFERDGSFVIDSKKCTECIGHFDEPQCVAVCPVDRTCVIDTSLPRYQAPARGETA; via the coding sequence ATGCCATTCAAGATCGTTTCTTCGCAATGTACGGGCTGCTCCGCCTGCGAGCTGGAATGTCCGAATGCAGCAATCTTTGAGAGGGATGGCTCTTTCGTAATCGATTCAAAGAAGTGCACTGAGTGCATCGGGCACTTCGACGAGCCGCAATGTGTGGCCGTTTGTCCTGTGGACAGAACCTGCGTCATCGATACCTCGCTACCGCGCTACCAAGCGCCTGCTAGAGGGGAAACAGCATGA
- the nifT gene encoding putative nitrogen fixation protein NifT: MKVTIRRSTETGLSIYVPKKDLEEPIVEAEHETLWGGWIKIANGWVLDLPHMASDTQLPITISARKRGGEG, translated from the coding sequence ATGAAAGTCACGATCCGCCGCTCAACGGAGACCGGTCTGTCGATTTACGTGCCGAAGAAGGATCTCGAGGAGCCAATCGTCGAAGCCGAGCACGAGACGCTGTGGGGCGGGTGGATCAAGATCGCCAATGGCTGGGTGCTCGACCTGCCGCACATGGCCTCCGACACCCAGTTGCCCATCACGATCAGCGCCAGGAAGCGGGGCGGAGAGGGATAG
- the nifK gene encoding nitrogenase molybdenum-iron protein subunit beta, with product MTQNAEHVLDHLDLFRGPEYQQMLAKKKALFENPHDQREVERISEWSKTREYREKNFAREALTVNPAKACQPLGAVFAASGFEGTLPFVHGSQGCVAYYRSHLSRHFKEPSSCVSSSMTEDAGVFGGLNNMIDGLANAYNIYKPKMIAVSTTCMAEVIGDDLNAFIKTAKEKGSVPAQYDVPFAHTPAFVGSHVTGYDNALKSILEHFWDGKAGTASKLERKVNGKINFIGGFDGYTVGNIREIKRVFELMGIEYTILADNSDVFDTPTDGEFRMYDGGTTLEDAANAIHAKATISMQQHCTEKTLSFVEGHGHEVAAFNYPIGVSATDEFLMTVSRMTGKPIAKALERERGRLVDAMADSSAYLHGKKFAIYGDPDLCYGLSSFLLELGAEPAHVLSTNGGKAWAEKMEELFVSSLFGKNCSAYPGKDLWHMRSLLCTEPVDYLIGNTYGKYLERDTGTPLIRIGFPVFDRHHQHRYPVWGYQGGINVLVKILDKVLDQMDRTGADYSFDIIR from the coding sequence TTGACACAGAATGCCGAACACGTCCTCGATCACTTGGATCTATTCCGAGGTCCGGAATATCAGCAAATGCTCGCCAAAAAGAAGGCGCTGTTCGAGAACCCGCATGACCAAAGGGAAGTCGAGCGGATCAGCGAATGGTCAAAGACGCGAGAATACCGCGAGAAGAACTTCGCGCGTGAAGCATTGACTGTGAACCCCGCCAAGGCCTGCCAGCCACTCGGTGCGGTGTTCGCTGCCTCCGGTTTTGAGGGCACGCTGCCCTTCGTTCACGGCTCACAGGGTTGCGTCGCATACTACCGAAGTCATCTTTCGAGACACTTTAAGGAGCCAAGCTCCTGCGTCTCTTCCTCGATGACTGAGGACGCCGGGGTGTTCGGTGGTCTAAACAACATGATTGACGGGCTCGCTAACGCTTACAACATATACAAGCCCAAGATGATCGCGGTTTCCACCACGTGCATGGCCGAAGTGATCGGGGATGACCTGAACGCCTTCATCAAGACAGCGAAGGAGAAGGGGTCAGTCCCGGCACAATATGATGTTCCCTTCGCTCATACACCTGCCTTTGTCGGCAGCCACGTGACCGGGTATGACAATGCGCTGAAGAGCATCCTTGAGCACTTCTGGGATGGCAAGGCAGGCACCGCCTCCAAACTAGAGCGCAAGGTGAACGGCAAGATTAATTTCATCGGTGGGTTCGACGGGTACACGGTCGGGAACATCCGGGAAATTAAGCGCGTCTTCGAGTTGATGGGAATCGAATATACTATACTCGCCGACAACAGCGATGTCTTCGATACTCCGACCGACGGCGAGTTCCGCATGTATGATGGCGGCACCACGCTGGAGGACGCGGCTAACGCGATCCATGCCAAAGCCACGATCTCCATGCAGCAACACTGCACCGAGAAGACACTGTCCTTCGTCGAGGGGCACGGTCATGAGGTTGCCGCCTTCAACTACCCCATCGGTGTCAGCGCGACGGACGAATTCCTAATGACTGTGTCCCGCATGACCGGCAAGCCGATCGCGAAGGCATTGGAGCGGGAGCGCGGCCGTCTCGTGGACGCCATGGCAGACTCCAGTGCGTATCTGCACGGCAAGAAGTTCGCGATCTACGGCGATCCGGATCTCTGCTACGGGCTCTCTTCATTCCTCCTGGAGCTCGGTGCAGAGCCGGCTCATGTGCTGTCTACGAATGGTGGCAAGGCTTGGGCAGAGAAAATGGAGGAACTGTTTGTTAGTTCACTGTTTGGCAAGAACTGCTCTGCATATCCCGGCAAAGATCTCTGGCACATGCGCTCCCTATTATGCACTGAGCCGGTCGATTACCTGATTGGCAACACCTACGGGAAGTACCTCGAGCGCGATACCGGGACGCCACTGATCCGCATCGGTTTCCCTGTGTTCGATCGGCACCATCAACATCGGTATCCCGTCTGGGGTTATCAGGGCGGCATAAACGTTCTTGTCAAGATACTGGACAAGGTCCTGGACCAGATGGACAGGACTGGAGCGGACTATAGCTTTGATATCATCCGCTGA
- the nifX gene encoding nitrogen fixation protein NifX — MKVAFATQDLKCVDAHFGWAKNIAIYDVTPDAHRILQVIEFGDDLTEDGRKDKLTRKIDAIKDCTILYVAAIGGSAAARVVANKIHPLTVIKREAIETLCIKLEDALKGSPPPWLRKALGGTSKAPLHFDDCRTLP; from the coding sequence TTGAAAGTCGCTTTTGCCACCCAGGATCTGAAGTGCGTGGATGCGCATTTCGGTTGGGCCAAGAACATCGCTATCTACGACGTCACTCCGGACGCTCACCGCATCCTTCAGGTCATCGAGTTCGGTGACGATCTCACGGAAGATGGCCGCAAGGATAAGCTGACGCGGAAAATCGACGCCATCAAGGACTGCACGATCCTTTATGTCGCTGCGATCGGCGGCTCGGCCGCGGCACGCGTCGTTGCCAACAAAATCCATCCGTTAACGGTGATCAAGCGCGAGGCGATCGAGACCCTCTGCATCAAGCTCGAAGATGCGCTGAAGGGCTCCCCACCACCCTGGTTGCGCAAGGCGCTCGGAGGTACGAGCAAAGCCCCCCTCCATTTTGACGACTGCAGGACGCTTCCATGA
- the nifB gene encoding nitrogenase cofactor biosynthesis protein NifB: protein MYASAQHGASRSDILTALGDTKQVGRKSCSTSGCCGQGKCGSQKGQGDLPSGLWDKVKTHPCYSEEAHHHYARMHVAVAPACNIQCNYCNRKYDCANESRPGVVSERLSPEQAVKKVLAVASAVPQMTVLGIAGPGDPLANPKRTFKTFELVKTAAPDIKLCLSTNGLMLPDYIDAISNFNVDHVTITINTVDPEIGTRIYPWIFYKHKRYTGHEAAKILTERQLQGLQMLTERGVLTKVNSVMIPGINDHHLAEVNKVVKSRGGFLHNIMPLISSPEHGTAFGASGQRGPSPQELKAVQDSCEGEMIMMRHCRQCRADAVGLLGESRTAEFTIERIMSMELNYDMDTRKAYRAKVEKERAAMIVAGHDALVGLADVSSDIKVLAAVATKGSGLINEHFGHAAEFQVYELSKAGAKFVGHRRVDVYCQGGYGEEGSLASIISAINDCHAVFVAKIGACPREALIKAGITPVDQFAHDFIVKSAIVWFTAYLKKVNSGEIAHVQRIQAGSRNATVISAA from the coding sequence ATGTACGCTTCAGCTCAACACGGCGCTAGCAGGAGCGATATCCTCACCGCTCTCGGCGATACCAAGCAGGTCGGGCGCAAGAGCTGCAGCACCTCAGGTTGTTGCGGTCAAGGAAAGTGCGGATCGCAAAAAGGGCAGGGAGATCTGCCGTCCGGACTCTGGGACAAAGTGAAGACCCATCCATGCTATAGCGAGGAGGCGCATCATCACTACGCGCGCATGCATGTCGCGGTGGCACCCGCTTGCAATATTCAGTGTAACTACTGTAATCGCAAATACGACTGCGCAAACGAGTCGCGCCCTGGCGTGGTCAGCGAGAGGCTGTCGCCCGAACAAGCTGTCAAGAAAGTACTGGCGGTCGCCTCGGCCGTCCCGCAGATGACGGTGCTCGGCATTGCTGGCCCGGGCGATCCGCTGGCGAACCCCAAAAGGACGTTCAAAACCTTCGAGCTAGTCAAGACCGCGGCCCCCGACATAAAGCTGTGCCTGTCCACAAATGGGCTTATGCTGCCGGATTACATCGACGCCATTTCCAATTTCAACGTCGACCATGTCACGATCACCATCAACACGGTCGATCCTGAGATCGGCACTCGGATCTATCCTTGGATCTTCTATAAGCACAAGCGTTACACCGGCCATGAAGCGGCTAAGATTTTGACTGAACGCCAGCTTCAGGGGCTTCAGATGCTCACCGAGCGCGGTGTCCTCACCAAAGTCAACTCTGTAATGATACCGGGGATTAACGACCATCACCTTGCGGAGGTCAACAAGGTAGTGAAATCGCGCGGCGGTTTTTTGCACAACATCATGCCGCTTATCTCCTCACCGGAGCACGGCACTGCTTTCGGCGCCAGCGGTCAGCGTGGCCCGAGCCCTCAGGAGTTGAAAGCCGTTCAAGACTCCTGCGAAGGCGAGATGATTATGATGCGGCACTGCCGTCAGTGCCGCGCTGACGCTGTCGGTCTGCTTGGCGAGAGCCGCACCGCCGAGTTCACCATCGAGAGGATCATGTCAATGGAGCTGAACTACGATATGGACACCCGTAAGGCTTACCGAGCCAAGGTCGAGAAGGAGCGCGCCGCTATGATTGTGGCAGGGCATGACGCGCTTGTCGGACTGGCGGATGTGTCAAGCGACATCAAGGTGCTGGCTGCGGTCGCGACTAAGGGCTCTGGTCTGATCAATGAGCACTTTGGCCACGCTGCGGAGTTCCAGGTTTACGAGCTCTCGAAGGCAGGGGCGAAATTCGTAGGCCACCGCCGCGTCGATGTCTATTGCCAGGGCGGCTACGGCGAGGAGGGCAGCTTGGCTTCGATTATCAGCGCAATCAATGATTGCCACGCAGTGTTCGTGGCTAAGATCGGCGCCTGCCCGAGGGAGGCCCTGATCAAGGCAGGCATCACGCCAGTCGATCAATTCGCCCATGACTTCATCGTCAAGTCGGCGATCGTGTGGTTCACAGCCTATCTGAAGAAAGTCAACAGCGGCGAGATTGCACACGTGCAGCGCATTCAGGCCGGCAGTCGCAACGCCACGGTTATTTCTGCAGCTTGA
- the nifN gene encoding nitrogenase iron-molybdenum cofactor biosynthesis protein NifN, which translates to MAIVSTSEKSCTVNPLKMSQPIGGSFAFMGLRGAMPLLHGSQGCTSFGLTLFVRHFREAVPMQTTAMSEVEAVFGGQENVEQAILNIYNGAKPEIIGINSTGLTEIKGEDVERFIYLIQQKHPQLERLPLVYVSTPDFKGAFQDGWDKTVARMVEVLVHPVETGRARDPARINVLPGCHLTPGDLNELRTILEDFGLKPSFLPDLAGSLDGQIPDEFTPTTIGGIGVDEIATMGQAAWTIAIGAQMQRAAEAMYAKTGVRFRLFERLCGLVPNDEFIAFLSKISDRPVPLKYRRQRGQLADAMLDAHFYIGGRKLAIGAEPDLLFDLSSMLYDMGANIAVAVTTTASPVLQRIRTEEVLIGDLEDLEELAKTHGCNLLITHSHGRQAASRLNIPFFRAGFPMFDRLGAGHQLSVGYRGTRDLIFGLANLVIADREAKHQPTPDTWRSVDRDFKTVPSYPQ; encoded by the coding sequence ATGGCCATCGTCTCCACCTCCGAGAAATCCTGCACGGTCAATCCGCTCAAGATGAGCCAGCCGATCGGCGGCTCTTTCGCCTTTATGGGCCTTCGCGGCGCGATGCCGCTGCTACACGGCTCCCAGGGCTGCACCTCGTTCGGCCTGACCCTGTTCGTGCGGCACTTCAGGGAGGCAGTGCCGATGCAGACCACCGCAATGAGTGAAGTCGAGGCCGTGTTCGGCGGTCAGGAAAATGTCGAACAGGCGATACTTAACATCTACAATGGTGCGAAACCGGAAATCATCGGGATCAATTCGACCGGCCTGACCGAGATAAAGGGAGAGGACGTCGAACGATTCATTTACCTGATTCAGCAAAAGCACCCACAGCTCGAAAGGCTTCCGCTGGTTTACGTCTCGACCCCGGATTTCAAGGGCGCGTTCCAGGACGGCTGGGACAAGACGGTCGCACGAATGGTGGAAGTCCTGGTCCATCCCGTCGAGACGGGTCGGGCGCGGGATCCCGCTCGCATCAATGTTCTGCCGGGCTGCCACCTCACGCCAGGCGATCTCAATGAGCTGCGGACGATCCTGGAGGATTTCGGACTGAAACCATCCTTCCTGCCGGACCTGGCCGGTTCGCTCGACGGTCAAATTCCCGATGAGTTCACGCCCACCACGATCGGCGGCATCGGGGTCGACGAGATTGCGACAATGGGGCAGGCGGCATGGACGATCGCGATCGGCGCGCAGATGCAACGTGCGGCGGAGGCCATGTATGCGAAAACAGGCGTACGATTTCGCTTGTTCGAACGCCTCTGCGGCCTCGTTCCCAACGACGAGTTCATCGCGTTTCTGAGCAAGATCAGTGACCGGCCAGTTCCGCTAAAGTACCGCCGGCAGCGCGGCCAACTCGCGGATGCTATGTTGGATGCGCATTTCTACATCGGGGGCCGTAAGCTGGCGATCGGCGCCGAGCCGGACTTGCTCTTCGATCTCTCCAGCATGCTGTACGACATGGGTGCCAATATCGCAGTCGCCGTGACCACAACAGCCTCCCCCGTGTTGCAGCGTATCAGGACGGAGGAGGTCCTGATCGGAGATCTCGAAGATCTCGAGGAACTTGCCAAGACCCACGGCTGCAATCTCCTCATCACCCATTCGCACGGCCGCCAGGCGGCCTCGCGCCTTAACATCCCGTTTTTTCGCGCTGGCTTCCCGATGTTCGATCGTCTTGGCGCCGGCCACCAGCTCTCAGTCGGCTACCGCGGCACGCGCGATCTCATCTTCGGCCTCGCCAATCTTGTCATTGCCGATCGCGAGGCGAAGCACCAGCCGACGCCCGATACTTGGCGAAGCGTTGACCGCGACTTCAAGACCGTCCCGTCCTACCCGCAATAA
- the fdxB gene encoding ferredoxin III, nif-specific, whose protein sequence is MSYVTRDGRAWIPDYLVSIDTQKCIGCGRCYKVCGRQVMTLKGINEDGEVIGLDDDDGDLERKAMVMQDAGACIGCGACSRICPANCQTHTRPLELGPEWTNPQVDPPPF, encoded by the coding sequence ATGTCCTACGTAACCCGCGACGGACGCGCCTGGATACCGGACTATCTGGTATCAATCGATACCCAGAAGTGCATCGGCTGCGGCCGCTGCTATAAGGTTTGCGGCCGGCAAGTCATGACGCTGAAGGGCATCAACGAGGATGGCGAGGTCATCGGCCTCGATGATGATGATGGTGACTTAGAGAGGAAGGCCATGGTGATGCAAGACGCCGGTGCATGCATCGGCTGCGGCGCCTGTTCGCGGATCTGTCCTGCGAACTGCCAGACTCACACCCGGCCGCTTGAACTCGGGCCGGAGTGGACGAACCCGCAAGTCGATCCGCCGCCGTTTTAG